The stretch of DNA TTCGTGCTCGTCCACTCGGTGACCTGGGCGATCGCGCTGAACACCCATTCGGGTTTCCTGTCGGTCAGCCGGACGCTGAAGATGGTCGGGCGCAATTACGGGCTGTCGGGGCCGGGCCTGATCGGCAAGATCCTGATCCCGGCGGCGTTTCCCTCGATCCTGACCGGCCTGAAGGTCGGCTGGGCGTTCGCGTGGCGCACCCTGATCGCGGCCGAGCTGGTCTTCGGGGTCTCGTCGGGGTCAGGCGGGCTCGGCTGGTTCATCTTCGAGAACAAGAACATGCTCGATATCCCGAACGTGTTCGCCGGGCTGCTCACCGTCATCCTGATCGGCCTCGTCGTCGAGAACCTGATCTTCCAGACGATCGAGCGCCGCACCATCCAGCGCTGGGGCATGCAGGCCTGAAGACAGGCCTACTGGCGGATCATCCGGCGCAAGCTTCCCGCGATCCGCCCGTTCGGGCCCTGCAGCCGGCATTTTGATCGTTCTGATGCGCGCCGTCCCGGACGCGACGGCAACGAGAAATTAGGCGCACCGGGCGCGACTTGCCTCCATGACCTGCGTGAAGTCATGTATATAACATATGACTGTTGACAGGGCACGCCCGGCGCGTATCGTTCGATCCGACGCCGACGGACTCGCCTGAGTTAAGATCGGCGCGAAAACAGGTGAGGAACGCCATGACGGCACGGGGCATCATCCGGCTCGTCGGGACGGTCGCGGCCCTGTGTGGGGCGCTCGGCACGGCGCGCGCCGAGGTTTCGACCGTCCGGCTCGCGAAGCAGTTCGGAATCTCCTACCTGCCCTTGACCGTCATGGAGGAGGAGGGCCTGCTGGAGAAGCAGGCCAAGGCGCGCGGCCTCGACGTCAAGGCCGAGTGGCTGCGCTTCACCGGCGGCTCGGGGATGAACGAGGCCCTGCTCTCCGGCAACCTCGACTTCGCCTCCGGCGGCGTCGGCCCGTTCCTGACGATCTGGGGCCGGACGCAGGGCAACATCAAGGTCAAGGGCGTGGCGGCGCTGAACGCGATGCCGCTCTGGCTGGTGACCACCAATCCCGCGGTCAAGTCGATCACGGATTTCGGACCGCAGGACAAGATCGCCCTGCCGACCGCCAAGACCTCGATCCAGGCTATCACCCTGCAGATGGCCGCCGAGAAGGCCTTCGGACCCGGCCAGCAGGCGAAACTCGATCCGCTGACCGTCTCGATGGGGCACCCGGACGCGCAGACCGCCCTGATGGGCGGCCGCTCGGAGATCACCGCGCATTTCGGCTCCCCACCCTTCCAGGAGATGGAGCTGAAGGACCCGCGGGCGCACAAGGTGCTCGACAGCTTCGACGTCATGGGCGGTCCCCACACCTTCAACCTCGTTTGGGCCTCCTCGCGCTTCGTCACGGCCAATCCCAAGGTCACCGCGTCCTTCCTGGCGGCGCTCGAAGACAGCCTGACGCTGATCCGGGACGATCCGGCGAAGGCCGCGGCTCTCTGGATCAAGGCGGAAGGCGCGAAGATTTCGCCGGCGGAGGCGGAAGCGCTCATCCGCGCACCGCAGAACACCTGGACCACCAAGCCCGAGCGCATGACCGCCTATCTCGCCTACATGAACCGCGCCGGCCTGGTCTCCGCTACGGCCGCCAGCGACAGCGAGCTGTTCTTCCCCCCGCCGGCGGCGGGTGATGCCCCGAAGGAGGCGACGCGGTGACGGCCCCCGTCGGGCATGCCGCCGTCGGGCGGAGCGCGACCGAGGCGCTGCGGGTGCGCGTCCGGCGGGGCGAGGCGGTCGCGGACTATGTGGTGCCGCGCCGGGCCAACCAGACGGTGCTCGACGTCGTCACCGAGATCCAACGCGATCAGGACCCGACCCTCGCCTACCGCTTCGCCTGCCGGGTCGGCATGTGCGGCTCCTGCGGCATGACGGTGAACGGTCGCCCGCGCTGGACCTGCCGCACCCGGGTCGCCGCGGTCGCGCCGGACGGGGTGCTGACGCTCGAACCCCTGCGCAACCTGCCGGTAGTCAAGGACCTCGCGGTCGACATGGAGCCCTTCTTCGAGAAGTGGCGCCGCGCCCACGGCTATTTCGAGCCGGGCGAGAACCCACCCGACGACTTCGCGACGGTCGCGCCGGACTCGCCCGCGCGCCAGGAGGTCGATGCCGGGATCGAGTGCATCAATTGCGGCGTCTGCTACGCGGCCTGCGACGTCGTCAGCTGGAATCCCGACTATCTCGGGCCGGCGGCGCTCAACCGGGCCTGGACGCTCGTCAACGACGTGCGCGACCAGGATCGCGACGGGCGGCTCGCCGCGGTGGTGGGCGATGCCGGCTGCCATTCCTGCCACAGCCACATGAGCTGCACCGAGCATTGTCCGAAGGGCCTGAGCCCGACCTTCTCGATCGCGGGCCTGAAGCGCGAAACCGGCAAGGCGGCGCTGCGCCGGTTCTGGCGGCGCGGATGAGCCCGCTCCTGTACCTCGCCCAGCGCGGCACCGCGGCGATCCTCGCGGTCACGGTCGCGGTTCATCTCGGCACGATCCTCTACGCGGTGCGCGGCGGGCTCACGGCGGGCGAGATCCTGGGCCGGACACAGGGCAACCGTGCCGTCCTGCTGTTCTACGCGGTCTTCGTGCTGGCCGCCGCGATCCACGCGCCGATCGGCCTGCGCAGCATCCTGCGCGAGTGGACCGGCTGGCGCGGCCGCTCCCTTGACTTCACCATGATCGCCCTGTCGGCGTTGCTCGCCGGGCTGGGACTGCGGGCGGCGCTGGCGGTGTACTGGGCATGAGGACGATTACGAAGACGTCCATGCAGATCGGGATGACCCGCGCGTCCCTGCGCCGGCCGGGCTTCGCCGCCGCCCTGATCCACCGCCTTTCAGGGATCGCGCTGGCGCTGTTCCTGCCGATGCACTTCATCGCGCTCGGCACCGCGCTCCAGGGCGCCGACCGGCTCGAGAGCTTCCTCGGCCTCACCCAGAACGGCTTCGTCCGCACCGCCGAGTGGGGCCTCGTCTGTGCGCTGGCCGTCCACATGGCGCTGGGGCTGCGGGTGCTCGCCATCGAGTGGCTGCGCTACCGCGAGCGCAATGCCCTCGTCGTCTCGGGCTGCCTCGCGACTGCCTTCGCGGTCGGCCTCCTGTTCCTCCTCAGCGGGGCGTGAGTCCTGCCCGTCACCATCGGAGACCCGCCATGGATCTCGACATCCGCGAATTCGAGGAGGTCTGCCGCGACCTCTACGTCCGCGCCCTGAAGATCCTGCCTCCGGACATCAAGGCGGGCTTCGCCGACCTGCAGCGGGCCGAGACCAGCGCCACCGGCCGCGCGATCCTCGACACGATGGTGGAGAACGTCGCGGTCGCGGAGCGGACCAAGAACATCCTCTGCCAGGATACCGGCATCCCGATCTACAACGTCGTGATCGGCGCCGACGTGCGCTTCGACGGCGCCGCGCTCAAGGCGGCGATCCGGCGCGGCTGCGAGCGGGCCACGAAGGAGTTCTCCCTGCGCTCCTCGGTGGTCCACCCGATCACCCGCAAGAACGAGCAGACCTCTTGCGGCATCCGGGTGCCGATCATCCACGTCGACTTCGACGACCGGCCCGAGACCGTGGCGGTCGAGATGATCCCCAAGGGCTCGGGCTCCGAGAACGGTTCCTTCCTGCAGATGCTGCTGCCCTCGGACGGTATCGGCGCGGCCAAGCGCTTCGTCATCGACCGGGTGATCGAATTGGGTGGCCGGGTCTGCCCGCCGACCATCGTGGGCGTAGGGCTCGGCGGCACCTCGGATCTGTGCATGCATCTGGCCAAGGTGGCGGCGACCCGGCCGCTGCGCTCGGTCTGCTCCGATCCCGAGGGCGCCCGGATCGAGGCCGAGCTGTCGCGGGCGGTGAACGAGCTCGGCATCGGCCCGCAGGGGCTCGGCGGCCGGTCCACAAGCTTTGCCGTCCATGTCGAGCTCGCCGCGACCCACATCACCCAGAACCCGGTCGCCGTGAACATCCAGTGCCACTCGGCCCGCCGCGCCCGCGCGACGTTCACGCCGGGCGGCATCGCGTTCGAGTGAGGAGCAGACCGTGGCCCACCACGTCCTCGACATGCCGACCGGCGAGGCCGAGATCCGCGCCCTGCGGATCGGCGACACCGTCACCCTGCGGCGCTGGCTGTTCGGCATCCGCGACGCGACCCTGATCCACATGTTCGACCGGGACCGCCGCACCCGGCTCGACCTCGACGGTCACGCGGTGATCCACACCGCGCCGAACGTCCATCGCGTCCCGGTCTCCAACGAGGCGCCGGTCGGCTTCGCGCCGTTCTGCATCGGCACCACCACGTCGATGCGCATGGAGCGCTTCACCGACGCCCTGATGGAGCGCGAGGGCGTGCGCCTCATCGTCGGCAAGGGCGGCATGGGGCCGGCGACCCTCGACGCCTTCGCGCGGCGCGGCGGCGCCTACCTCGCGATCGTCGGCGGCGCGGCGGCGCTGGAGACCACCTGGATCGAGACCATCGTGGACGTCGACCTCGACGACCTCCACCCGGAGAGCCTGTGGCAATTCGCGATCCGCGATTTCGGCCCGCTGCTGGTCGGCATGGACGCGCACGGCGGCTCGCTCTTCGCCGACGTGCAGCGCGACGTGGCGGCCCGGCGCGACGCCGTCATCGCCTCCTTGGAGGACGCCCGATGAGCCCCGCGCAGGTCGAGACCGACATCCTGATCCTCGGCTCCGGCGGGGCCGGGCTGTTCGCCGCGCTCCACGCCAAGAAGACCGCGCCCGAGCTCGACGTCACCGTCGCGGTGAAGGGGCTCCTCGGCAAATGCGGCTGCACCCGCATGGTCCAGGGCGGCTACAACGTCGCGCTGGCGCCTGGCGACTCGGTCGAGCGGCATTTCATGGACACGATCGAGGGCGGCAAGTGGCTGAACGACCAGGCGCTCGCCTGGACGCTCGTCACCGAGGCGCAGGTCCGGATCCGCGAGCTCGAAACCGAGCTCGGCTGCTTCTTCGACCGCAACCCGGACGGCAGCGTCCACCAAAAGGCGTTTGCCGGCCAGACTTTCGACCGGACGGTGCACAAGGGCGACCTCACCGGCATCGAGATCATCAACCGCCTGTCCGAGCAGGTCTGGCGCAGGGACGTGCGCCGCCTGGAGGACCACCGCGCCCTGGAGCTGATCCCGGCCCGGGACGGGTCGGGGCTGGCGGGCGTGCTGATGCTCGACATGCGCACCGGCGAACCGAAGCTGGTGCGGGCAAAGGCCGTGCTGCTCGCCACCGGCGGCGGGCCGACCATGTACAAGTACCACACGCCGTCCGGCGACAAGTCCTGCGACGGGCTCGCCATGGCTTTGCGCGCCGGTCTCCCCTTGCGCGACATGGAGATGGTGCAGTTCCACCCGACCGGGCTGCTCGCCGGTGCCGGCACCCGCATGACCGGGACGGTGCTGGAGGAGGGCCTGCGGGGGGCCGGCGGCTGGCTCCTCGATTCCACCGGCCAGCGCTTCATGGAGGCCTACGATCCTCGGGCCGAGCGCGCGACCCGGGACGTGGTCAGCCGCTCGATCATGCGGCGGCTGCGCGAGGGGTTCGGCACCCCGAGCGGCGGCGTCCACATCCAGATGAGCCATCTCGGCCCCGAGGACGTGCGCCGCCGCTTCAAGGGCATGGTCGAGCGCTGCGCCGATTGCGGCTTCGATCTGGCGGGCGGCCTCGTCGAAGTCATCCCCACGGCCCATTACATGATGGGCGGCCTCCAGTTCGCGGTCGACTGCACCACGGCGCTGCCGCGCCTCTTCGCGGCCGGTGAGGATACGGGCGGCGTCCACGGGGCGAACCGGCTGGGCGGCAACGGCGTGGCGAACTCCACGGTGTTCGGGGGGCTCGCCGGCCAGTCCATGGCGCGGGCCGCGCGGCGCGAGGGCGCCCTCGCCGAGCCCGACCCCGCCGCCATCGAGGTGGGCCTCGCCCGCGCCTACGGGCCGCTCGGCTGGCCGGCGGGCTCGCTGCCGGAGATCCGTGAGGCGCTCTATGAGACGATGTGGGCCGATGTCGGCATCCTGCGGGACGAGACCGGCCTCAGCCGGGCGCTCGCCACCCTCGAAGGGCTCGCCGACGCGGTCGCCCGGGCCGGCGCGCCGGACGGCGACCGCCGCTACGCGCTGACCTGGATGGACCGGCTGAACCTCGAGAACCTCGTGCTGGTCTCGCAGGCCGTGGCCCGGGCGGCGCTCGCCCGCACCGACAGCCGCGGCGCCCATTTCCGCGAGGATTTCCCGGAGGCGTCGGATCTCGCGACCTCGCACTACACCGTGGTGCGCCAGCGCGGCGGGGCGCTCGACCTCGCGATGGAGCCGGTGCACTTCACCCATGTGCGGCCGGGGGGCTCCCTCCTCGATGCGGCCGCCTGAGGGACTTGAGCCATGCAGACCCTGCGCGGCGCCGACATCGTGGCCCGGACCCTGGAGGCGCTCGGCGTCACCCGGATCTTCACCCTGTCGGGCAACCACATCATGCCGGTCTTCGACGCCCTACTGGAGACCGGGATCACCCTCGTCCACACCCGCCAGGAGGCGGCCTGCGTCCACATGGCCGACGCCTGGGGCCGGCTGACCGGCGAGGTCGGCGTCGCGCTGGTCACCGGCGGGCAGGGCCACACCAACGGCGCGGCGGCGCTCACCACCGCGCTGGCGGCCGAGTCGCCGGTCCTGCTGCTCTCGGGCCACGCGGGGCTGTCCGAGCTCGGGCGCGGCGCCTTCCAGGAATTGGCCCAGGCCGACATCGCCCGGCCGATGACCAAGGCCGCCTGGACAGCCGGCTCGGTCGCTTCCCTCGGGCCGGACCTGGCCCGGGCCTTCCGGATCGCCCGGGAGGGGCGACCCGGCCCGGTCCATCTCAGCCTGCCGGTCGATCTGCTGGAGGCGGCCGTCCCCGCCGCCTCGGTGCGGATCCCGGACCGGGCCGCGGCCGCGATCCGCACGGCAGAGCCGGCGCCGGATCTCGTCGCCGACCTGCGCGCCGCCCTCGCCGGGGCGGAACGGCCCCTCGTCGCCTGCGGCCCGGCCCTGTGCGACGCTTCCGGCCGGGCCGCCATGGCGGCGCTGGAGGAAGCGCTGGGCCTGCCGGTCGTCGGCATGGAGAGCCCGCGCGGGATCAACGATCCGGCCCTCGGCGCCTTCGCGGAGGTCCTGTCGCGGGCCGATCTCCTCGTCCTGCTCGGCAAGCCGCTCGACTTCACCCTGCGCTTCGGCGCGGCCCCCACCCTCGCGCCCGACTGCCGCTTCGCCATCGTCGATCCCGATCCGGCGCTCCTCGGCCGCGCGCCGGCCGACCGTCTCGCCGTCGCAGCCCTCGCCGATCCGCGGCCGGTTCTGGCTGCGCTGGCCGCAAGCGGCACCGCCCTCCCCCGCCGAGAGGGTTCGCACCGAGAGGCCTGGCACCGGGAGGCGCGGGCCGCCCTCGCCTACCAGCCGCCCGGCTGGGCAGACCTGCGCAGGAATGCAGGGCCCCTGCATCCGGTGGCGCTGTGCCGGGCGGTCGACGCCTTCCTCGACCACTATCCGGACGGCACGCTGATCTGCGACGGCGGCGAGATCGGACAGTGGCCGCAGGCCCTGGTCCGCGCCGGTCGCCGGCTGATCAACGGCGTCTCGGGCACGATCGGCGCGTCGATTCCCTTCGCGATCGCCGCGGCGCTGGAGCGCCCCGGTACCCCGGTGGTTGCGGTGCTGGGCGACGGCACCTTCGGCTTCCACATGGCCGAGTTCGACACGGCCGTGCGCTACGGCGTCCCGTTCATCGCGGTGGTCGGCAACGATGCCCGCTGGAACGCCGAGCACCAGATCCAGCTGCGCAACTACGGCCCCGAGCGCACGCGCCACTGCGACCTGCTCCCGACCCGTTACGACGCAGTGGTCCAGGCGCTCGGCGGGTTCGGGGCGCTGGTGACCAAGGCCGCCGACCTTCCGGCGGTGCTGGAGGCGGCCCATGCCAGCGGCCTGCCGGCCTGCGTGAACGTGATGATCGAGAGCGTGCCGGCGCCGGTGATCCGCCGCCCCGCCTGAAGGGCACGATCAGTCCGTGACGCCGTCTCTGCCGAACGGGGCGGGGGTCCCTCTCCATGTGGGAGAGCGACAGGCTGAGAGAAGAGACTGGTCCGTACGAGGCGCGACCTGTCGGCGCGTCGATAGCGTCTTCAGACGGAGCGTTCGTGTCCCTCATCCCAATCTTCTGCCGCACGGGAGAGGGGGAGGTCGCGTCCACCAAGCGAGTTGGCGCAACGATCGGTTACCATCGGTTCAGGGAGGGGAAACATGCGCAGACGCGACCTTCTGGCGGGCGCTGCCGCCCTCGCGATGAGCCCCCGGCCAGCCTGGGCGGAAGTCGGCGCGGTGGCGATCGCCCGCCAGCCGAGCCTCGGCCACTTGCCGCTGATGCTGATGGAGGAGCAGGGCCTGCTCCAGAAGGCGGC from Methylobacterium sp. PvR107 encodes:
- a CDS encoding thiamine pyrophosphate-binding protein, with product MQTLRGADIVARTLEALGVTRIFTLSGNHIMPVFDALLETGITLVHTRQEAACVHMADAWGRLTGEVGVALVTGGQGHTNGAAALTTALAAESPVLLLSGHAGLSELGRGAFQELAQADIARPMTKAAWTAGSVASLGPDLARAFRIAREGRPGPVHLSLPVDLLEAAVPAASVRIPDRAAAAIRTAEPAPDLVADLRAALAGAERPLVACGPALCDASGRAAMAALEEALGLPVVGMESPRGINDPALGAFAEVLSRADLLVLLGKPLDFTLRFGAAPTLAPDCRFAIVDPDPALLGRAPADRLAVAALADPRPVLAALAASGTALPRREGSHREAWHREARAALAYQPPGWADLRRNAGPLHPVALCRAVDAFLDHYPDGTLICDGGEIGQWPQALVRAGRRLINGVSGTIGASIPFAIAAALERPGTPVVAVLGDGTFGFHMAEFDTAVRYGVPFIAVVGNDARWNAEHQIQLRNYGPERTRHCDLLPTRYDAVVQALGGFGALVTKAADLPAVLEAAHASGLPACVNVMIESVPAPVIRRPA
- a CDS encoding ABC transporter substrate-binding protein, with protein sequence MTARGIIRLVGTVAALCGALGTARAEVSTVRLAKQFGISYLPLTVMEEEGLLEKQAKARGLDVKAEWLRFTGGSGMNEALLSGNLDFASGGVGPFLTIWGRTQGNIKVKGVAALNAMPLWLVTTNPAVKSITDFGPQDKIALPTAKTSIQAITLQMAAEKAFGPGQQAKLDPLTVSMGHPDAQTALMGGRSEITAHFGSPPFQEMELKDPRAHKVLDSFDVMGGPHTFNLVWASSRFVTANPKVTASFLAALEDSLTLIRDDPAKAAALWIKAEGAKISPAEAEALIRAPQNTWTTKPERMTAYLAYMNRAGLVSATAASDSELFFPPPAAGDAPKEATR
- a CDS encoding succinate dehydrogenase/fumarate reductase iron-sulfur subunit, yielding MTAPVGHAAVGRSATEALRVRVRRGEAVADYVVPRRANQTVLDVVTEIQRDQDPTLAYRFACRVGMCGSCGMTVNGRPRWTCRTRVAAVAPDGVLTLEPLRNLPVVKDLAVDMEPFFEKWRRAHGYFEPGENPPDDFATVAPDSPARQEVDAGIECINCGVCYAACDVVSWNPDYLGPAALNRAWTLVNDVRDQDRDGRLAAVVGDAGCHSCHSHMSCTEHCPKGLSPTFSIAGLKRETGKAALRRFWRRG
- a CDS encoding fumarate hydratase C-terminal domain-containing protein codes for the protein MAHHVLDMPTGEAEIRALRIGDTVTLRRWLFGIRDATLIHMFDRDRRTRLDLDGHAVIHTAPNVHRVPVSNEAPVGFAPFCIGTTTSMRMERFTDALMEREGVRLIVGKGGMGPATLDAFARRGGAYLAIVGGAAALETTWIETIVDVDLDDLHPESLWQFAIRDFGPLLVGMDAHGGSLFADVQRDVAARRDAVIASLEDAR
- a CDS encoding L-aspartate oxidase, encoding MSPAQVETDILILGSGGAGLFAALHAKKTAPELDVTVAVKGLLGKCGCTRMVQGGYNVALAPGDSVERHFMDTIEGGKWLNDQALAWTLVTEAQVRIRELETELGCFFDRNPDGSVHQKAFAGQTFDRTVHKGDLTGIEIINRLSEQVWRRDVRRLEDHRALELIPARDGSGLAGVLMLDMRTGEPKLVRAKAVLLATGGGPTMYKYHTPSGDKSCDGLAMALRAGLPLRDMEMVQFHPTGLLAGAGTRMTGTVLEEGLRGAGGWLLDSTGQRFMEAYDPRAERATRDVVSRSIMRRLREGFGTPSGGVHIQMSHLGPEDVRRRFKGMVERCADCGFDLAGGLVEVIPTAHYMMGGLQFAVDCTTALPRLFAAGEDTGGVHGANRLGGNGVANSTVFGGLAGQSMARAARREGALAEPDPAAIEVGLARAYGPLGWPAGSLPEIREALYETMWADVGILRDETGLSRALATLEGLADAVARAGAPDGDRRYALTWMDRLNLENLVLVSQAVARAALARTDSRGAHFREDFPEASDLATSHYTVVRQRGGALDLAMEPVHFTHVRPGGSLLDAAA
- a CDS encoding fumarate hydratase, which encodes MDLDIREFEEVCRDLYVRALKILPPDIKAGFADLQRAETSATGRAILDTMVENVAVAERTKNILCQDTGIPIYNVVIGADVRFDGAALKAAIRRGCERATKEFSLRSSVVHPITRKNEQTSCGIRVPIIHVDFDDRPETVAVEMIPKGSGSENGSFLQMLLPSDGIGAAKRFVIDRVIELGGRVCPPTIVGVGLGGTSDLCMHLAKVAATRPLRSVCSDPEGARIEAELSRAVNELGIGPQGLGGRSTSFAVHVELAATHITQNPVAVNIQCHSARRARATFTPGGIAFE
- a CDS encoding succinate dehydrogenase; the protein is MSPLLYLAQRGTAAILAVTVAVHLGTILYAVRGGLTAGEILGRTQGNRAVLLFYAVFVLAAAIHAPIGLRSILREWTGWRGRSLDFTMIALSALLAGLGLRAALAVYWA
- a CDS encoding succinate dehydrogenase, which gives rise to MQIGMTRASLRRPGFAAALIHRLSGIALALFLPMHFIALGTALQGADRLESFLGLTQNGFVRTAEWGLVCALAVHMALGLRVLAIEWLRYRERNALVVSGCLATAFAVGLLFLLSGA